The DNA window GCTTTTGTTATGATGCCGGCACTTTTATTCACGACGGTCTGACCATGAAGTATCAGAACTTACCCACCGCCTCCCTGACCCGCCGACTGGCTGCTTTGCTGTACGATGGACTGGTGATTCTGGCGCTGTATATTTTGCTCGGCGGCTTACTGGTAACCGCTATTTCCGAACTGCAGGGCAGCGAGCAGCTGGTACGCCTGAGCCCGGCTATGGCCATGACGTTGCTATTCAGTTTTTGTTTTTTGTATTACAACCATTCCTGGCGCCGTGGCGGCCAGACCATTGGCATGAAAGCCTGGCGTATCCGTCT is part of the Venatoribacter cucullus genome and encodes:
- a CDS encoding RDD family protein, whose translation is MKYQNLPTASLTRRLAALLYDGLVILALYILLGGLLVTAISELQGSEQLVRLSPAMAMTLLFSFCFLYYNHSWRRGGQTIGMKAWRIRLVSADGQPLRLSHSMLRVGTGFFSLVIGGLGFWWALFDKQQRSWHDMASLTKVVYVPKDMQ